The following are encoded in a window of Nocardioides houyundeii genomic DNA:
- a CDS encoding dimethylarginine dimethylaminohydrolase family protein yields MSELQWGKHYLAVRPDHFRVDYVINPFMDPADQPDAAVAREQWDHLVHTIEAHGGVVEVLGQRSDAPDMVYAMNLGLAVRGADGSASAVLSHMRYEQRRMETESAQAWFADAGHVTSYVGRDGVGAHFEAGDAFPFGDALVVGYGPRTEELGLKHLAAGLGVRVRGLRIDHPGMYHLDLAFCPLDERRAIICPEAFDDASRAALLELVPEPLVLTEDEALTTFAANSIVIGRTIVMPAAPERVRTQLEEWGFTVVVVEMGEFHKAGGSVRCLTNPLDVTLGRDLPLVPGGEVLLPG; encoded by the coding sequence ATGTCAGAGCTGCAGTGGGGCAAGCACTACCTGGCGGTGCGCCCCGACCACTTCCGGGTCGACTACGTCATCAACCCCTTCATGGACCCCGCCGACCAGCCCGACGCCGCGGTGGCCCGGGAGCAGTGGGACCACCTGGTCCACACCATCGAGGCTCACGGCGGCGTGGTGGAGGTGCTCGGCCAGCGCTCCGACGCCCCCGACATGGTCTACGCGATGAACCTCGGTCTCGCCGTGCGCGGCGCGGACGGCAGTGCGAGCGCGGTGCTCTCCCACATGCGCTACGAGCAGCGCCGGATGGAGACCGAGTCGGCGCAGGCCTGGTTCGCCGACGCCGGCCACGTCACCTCCTACGTCGGTCGCGACGGCGTGGGCGCCCACTTCGAGGCCGGTGACGCCTTCCCCTTCGGCGACGCCCTGGTGGTGGGCTACGGACCGCGCACCGAGGAGCTGGGCCTCAAGCACCTCGCCGCCGGCCTCGGGGTGCGGGTGCGCGGGCTGCGCATCGACCACCCCGGGATGTACCACCTCGACCTGGCCTTCTGCCCCCTCGACGAGCGTCGCGCCATCATCTGCCCCGAGGCCTTCGACGACGCCTCCCGGGCCGCGTTGCTCGAGCTGGTGCCCGAGCCTCTGGTCCTGACCGAGGACGAGGCACTGACCACGTTCGCGGCCAACTCGATCGTGATCGGGCGCACCATCGTGATGCCGGCTGCGCCGGAGCGGGTGCGGACCCAGCTGGAGGAGTGGGGGTTCACCGTCGTGGTGGTGGAGATGGGCGAGTTCCACAAGGCCGGCGGCTCGGTCCGCTGCCTGACCAACCCCCTGGACGTGACGCTGGGCCGCGACCTGCCGCTTGTGCCCGGCGGCGAGGTGCTGCTGCCCGGCTAG
- a CDS encoding EamA family transporter: protein MSVQRPVQRPVQRSAQRSAQRRFGIGLVVVGATLFILNSGVSRVALRNGIGSLELTSLRVTGTFVALLVVAVAWQRSALRLPRGRQLLLVTALGLFGVALLQLCYFMALDRLTISLALLLEYQAPILVALWAKFVQRTEVTARLWWGLALAVAGLAAATEIWQGASFDTLGVLAGIGGAICFAAYFLLGEACHDAGLSSVQVMLWGFAVATVAMNLASPVWLVEADLTASVSLQGSLDALSAPLWLVLAWVVLLGTLAPFGVELVALRYIPATLVTAIAMLEPVGAAALGWAWYAESLSAVAVLGCVAVVAGILLAQTARGEEHPEDPITLT, encoded by the coding sequence ATGTCAGTCCAGCGCCCGGTCCAGCGCCCGGTCCAGCGCTCTGCCCAGCGCTCTGCCCAGCGCCGGTTCGGCATCGGTCTCGTCGTGGTCGGCGCGACGCTGTTCATCCTCAACTCCGGGGTCTCGCGGGTCGCGCTGCGCAACGGGATCGGGTCGCTCGAGCTCACCTCGCTGCGGGTGACCGGCACCTTCGTCGCCCTGCTGGTGGTCGCCGTGGCGTGGCAGCGCTCGGCGCTGCGGCTGCCGCGGGGCCGGCAGCTGTTGCTGGTCACCGCCCTGGGTCTCTTCGGGGTGGCGCTGCTGCAGCTGTGCTACTTCATGGCACTGGACCGGCTGACCATCAGCCTGGCGCTGCTGCTGGAGTACCAGGCGCCGATCCTGGTGGCGCTGTGGGCGAAGTTCGTGCAGCGCACCGAGGTCACCGCGCGTCTGTGGTGGGGGCTGGCGCTGGCCGTGGCCGGGCTGGCGGCGGCCACCGAGATCTGGCAGGGCGCCTCGTTCGACACCCTCGGGGTGCTGGCGGGCATCGGCGGCGCCATCTGCTTCGCGGCGTACTTCCTGCTGGGTGAGGCCTGCCACGACGCCGGGCTCTCCTCGGTGCAGGTGATGCTGTGGGGCTTCGCCGTGGCGACGGTGGCGATGAACCTGGCCTCCCCGGTGTGGCTGGTGGAGGCGGACCTGACGGCCTCGGTCTCGCTCCAGGGCAGCCTGGACGCCCTCTCGGCGCCGCTGTGGCTGGTGCTGGCCTGGGTGGTGCTGCTGGGCACCCTGGCGCCGTTCGGGGTGGAGCTGGTGGCGCTGCGCTACATCCCGGCGACGCTGGTGACCGCGATCGCCATGCTCGAGCCGGTGGGCGCGGCGGCCCTCGGCTGGGCCTGGTACGCCGAGTCGCTCAGCGCGGTGGCCGTGCTGGGCTGCGTCGCCGTGGTGGCGGGCATCCTGCTGGCCCAGACCGCGCGGGGCGAGGAGCACCCCGAGGACCCGATCACCCTGACGTAG
- a CDS encoding VanZ family protein — MIEVGGAAVMVLGSAASGLVLALVGLVLARWLGPVTAFSLVGFVWALVVIGLVTLVPPTGSTTLVPAEARQPTCSRTVGGPAPDGFWIFSGTQRMLNTALFVPAGALLVLGLARWRTAWLLVPMGLAGLVGYSVLIEITQLELARIDRACDITDVVDNATGALIGCGIGLALALVLQPWRRRMREEARRDRTHPGLLG, encoded by the coding sequence GTGATCGAGGTTGGCGGAGCGGCGGTGATGGTGCTGGGGTCGGCGGCCTCCGGGCTCGTCCTGGCTCTGGTCGGGCTGGTGCTCGCGCGCTGGCTGGGCCCGGTCACCGCGTTCTCGCTGGTGGGCTTCGTGTGGGCGCTGGTGGTCATCGGGCTGGTCACGCTGGTGCCTCCGACCGGCTCGACCACCCTGGTGCCCGCGGAGGCGCGGCAGCCGACCTGCTCGCGGACCGTCGGTGGCCCGGCCCCGGACGGCTTCTGGATCTTCAGCGGCACCCAGCGGATGCTCAACACCGCGCTCTTCGTGCCGGCCGGGGCGCTGCTGGTGCTTGGTCTGGCCCGGTGGCGCACCGCCTGGCTGCTGGTCCCGATGGGGCTCGCCGGCCTGGTGGGCTACTCGGTGCTCATCGAGATCACCCAGCTGGAGCTGGCCCGCATCGACCGCGCCTGCGACATCACCGACGTCGTCGACAACGCCACCGGGGCGCTCATCGGCTGCGGCATCGGGCTGGCGCTGGCGCTGGTGCTCCAGCCGTGGCGGCGCCGGATGCGCGAGGAGGCACGGCGCGACCGGACGCACCCGGGGTTACTAGGGTGA
- the hisC gene encoding histidinol-phosphate transaminase, translated as MTSNPQPRADLAAIPAYVAGRPPTPRPGLIGYKLSSNENPYPPLPGVLDAAVAAAQEMNRYPDMGSAQLYQALAGRLGVPSDHLAVATGSVALIYQLLSAYCTHGEPHDEVVHAWRSFEAYPIAVTVAGARSVRVPLTADGRHDLDAMAAAVTERTKVVLLCTPNNPTGPALTQTEVEVFLARVPSHVVVVLDEAYVEFVRSPDPVDGVATVLAHPNVVVTRTFSKAYGLAGFRVGYAVAQPQLAAALRAVSLPFGVSHVAQAAAIASLEAEEALLERVEALVAERTRVLAAVRAAGWDVPESQGNFIWFPVGDRAGEFAAAAEELGITVRPFAGDGVRVTIGEDEASDRVVELARSFPRT; from the coding sequence ATGACCAGCAACCCCCAGCCGCGCGCCGACCTCGCCGCCATCCCGGCGTACGTCGCGGGCCGGCCGCCCACCCCGCGGCCGGGCCTGATCGGCTACAAGCTCTCCTCCAACGAGAACCCCTACCCGCCGCTGCCCGGCGTGCTGGACGCGGCCGTGGCCGCGGCGCAGGAGATGAACCGCTACCCCGACATGGGCTCCGCGCAGCTCTACCAGGCGCTCGCCGGCAGGCTCGGCGTGCCGAGCGACCACCTGGCGGTGGCGACCGGCAGCGTGGCGCTGATCTACCAGCTGCTCAGCGCGTACTGCACCCACGGCGAGCCGCACGACGAGGTGGTGCACGCCTGGCGCTCCTTCGAGGCCTACCCGATCGCGGTGACCGTGGCGGGCGCCCGCTCGGTGCGGGTGCCGCTGACCGCCGACGGGCGCCACGACCTGGACGCGATGGCCGCGGCCGTCACCGAGCGGACCAAGGTGGTGCTGCTCTGCACGCCCAACAACCCCACCGGCCCGGCGCTCACCCAGACCGAGGTCGAGGTGTTCCTGGCGCGGGTGCCCTCGCACGTCGTGGTGGTCCTGGACGAGGCGTACGTGGAGTTCGTGCGCTCGCCCGACCCGGTCGACGGCGTGGCCACCGTGCTGGCGCACCCCAACGTGGTGGTGACGCGGACCTTCTCCAAGGCCTACGGCCTGGCCGGCTTCCGGGTGGGGTACGCCGTGGCGCAGCCGCAGCTCGCCGCCGCCCTGCGTGCGGTCTCCCTGCCCTTCGGGGTCAGCCACGTCGCCCAGGCAGCGGCGATCGCCTCGCTGGAGGCCGAGGAGGCCCTGCTCGAGCGGGTCGAGGCGCTGGTCGCCGAACGGACCCGGGTGCTGGCAGCCGTCCGCGCCGCCGGCTGGGACGTGCCCGAGTCCCAGGGCAACTTCATCTGGTTCCCCGTCGGCGACCGGGCCGGCGAGTTCGCCGCCGCCGCCGAGGAGCTGGGCATCACCGTGCGTCCGTTCGCCGGCGACGGGGTGCGGGTGACCATCGGCGAGGACGAGGCCAGTGACCGGGTCGTCGAGCTGGCCCGCAGCTTCCCGCGCACCTGA
- a CDS encoding glutathione S-transferase family protein, with the protein MSDDLTPTYTEKGKPFERDMDYIGDRVLAGKRSSDPHDAEYGGRDDVQVWPVQPGRYRLVAAPACPWANRSIIVRELLGLTEVISLGKPGPTHDKRSWTFDRDPGGRDPVLGIERLQEAYLNRFPDYPKGITVPAIVDVETKQVVTNDFPWITHDLFFEWREHHRPDAPDLWPEDLREEMEQVMKRVFTEVNNGVYRCGFAGSQEAYDAAYDRLWAAMDWLEERLTDRRYLMGEAITEADVRLFTTLVRFDPVYHGHFKCNRNKLTEMPALWGYARDLFQTPGFGETVDFEQIKAHYYVVHTDINPSGIIPKGPELESWRTAHGRDRL; encoded by the coding sequence ATGAGCGACGACCTGACTCCGACGTACACCGAGAAGGGCAAGCCCTTCGAGCGGGACATGGACTACATCGGAGACCGGGTCCTCGCCGGGAAGCGCTCCTCGGACCCGCACGACGCCGAGTACGGAGGCCGCGACGACGTCCAGGTCTGGCCCGTGCAGCCCGGGCGCTACCGCCTGGTGGCCGCCCCGGCCTGTCCGTGGGCCAACCGCTCCATCATCGTGCGCGAGCTGCTCGGCCTGACCGAGGTGATCAGCCTGGGCAAGCCGGGGCCCACCCACGACAAGCGCAGCTGGACCTTCGACCGCGACCCGGGCGGGCGGGACCCCGTGCTCGGGATCGAGCGGCTGCAGGAGGCCTACCTCAACCGGTTCCCGGACTACCCCAAGGGCATCACCGTCCCGGCGATCGTGGACGTGGAGACCAAGCAGGTCGTCACCAACGACTTCCCCTGGATCACCCACGACCTCTTCTTCGAGTGGCGCGAACACCACCGCCCGGACGCTCCCGACCTCTGGCCCGAGGACCTGCGCGAGGAGATGGAGCAGGTGATGAAGCGGGTCTTCACCGAGGTCAACAACGGCGTCTACCGCTGCGGCTTCGCCGGCTCCCAGGAGGCCTACGACGCGGCGTACGACCGGCTGTGGGCCGCGATGGACTGGCTCGAGGAGCGCCTCACCGACCGCCGCTACCTGATGGGCGAGGCGATCACCGAGGCCGACGTGCGGCTGTTCACCACGCTGGTCCGCTTCGATCCGGTCTACCACGGCCACTTCAAGTGCAACCGCAACAAGCTGACCGAGATGCCGGCGCTGTGGGGCTATGCCCGCGACCTGTTCCAGACCCCCGGCTTCGGCGAGACGGTCGACTTCGAGCAGATCAAGGCGCACTACTACGTGGTGCACACCGACATCAACCCGTCCGGGATCATCCCCAAGGGGCCGGAGCTGGAGTCCTGGCGCACCGCGCACGGGCGCGACCGCCTCTGA
- a CDS encoding DUF72 domain-containing protein: protein MTGDLRVGISGWRYAGWRGDFYPKGLPQRRELEYAAEHLTSIEINGSFYSLQRPTSYAAWREATPEDFVFAVKGGRFITHLKRLRDVETALANFFASGVLALGPKLGPLLWQLPANLAYDHDVLDAFLAQLPRSTTAALELARRHDDKLAEDRVHLATDADRVLRHALEFRSETFLDPGAYDLLRRHHVACVLADTAGRWPKVEQDTADFRYVRLHGDAELYASGYGDPALDEWAARCRRWSESGQDVFVYFDNDAKGFAPYDAMGLISRLR from the coding sequence ATGACCGGTGACCTGCGTGTCGGCATCAGCGGCTGGCGCTACGCCGGCTGGCGAGGCGACTTCTACCCCAAGGGCCTGCCCCAGCGCCGGGAGCTGGAGTACGCCGCGGAGCACCTGACCTCGATCGAGATCAACGGCTCCTTCTACTCCCTGCAGCGCCCCACGTCGTACGCCGCGTGGCGCGAGGCGACCCCCGAGGACTTCGTCTTCGCCGTCAAGGGCGGCCGGTTCATCACCCACCTCAAGCGGCTGCGCGACGTCGAGACGGCGCTCGCCAACTTCTTCGCCTCCGGGGTGCTGGCCCTGGGCCCCAAGCTCGGCCCGCTGCTGTGGCAGCTCCCGGCCAACCTCGCCTACGACCACGACGTGCTGGACGCCTTCCTGGCGCAGCTGCCCCGGAGCACCACCGCGGCGCTCGAGCTGGCCCGTCGCCACGACGACAAGCTGGCCGAGGACCGGGTCCACCTGGCCACCGACGCCGACCGGGTGCTGCGCCACGCCCTGGAGTTCCGCTCCGAGACCTTCCTCGACCCCGGTGCCTACGACCTGCTGCGCCGGCACCACGTCGCCTGCGTGCTGGCCGACACCGCGGGCCGCTGGCCCAAGGTGGAGCAGGACACCGCCGACTTCCGCTACGTGCGGCTGCACGGGGACGCGGAGCTCTACGCCAGCGGGTACGGCGACCCGGCGCTGGACGAGTGGGCCGCCCGCTGCCGGCGCTGGTCCGAGTCCGGCCAGGACGTCTTCGTCTACTTCGACAACGACGCGAAGGGCTTCGCGCCCTACGACGCGATGGGGCTCATCTCCCGGCTGCGCTGA
- a CDS encoding phage holin family protein — protein sequence MSVTGGPGDPVHPTPDPLHSTDPLHQGGTLPPTETRSLGDIIGDITAGLSNLIKQEMELARTEIKQEVSTLGKGAGLLGGAGVAGHLMLLFLSLAVVYLLDNWMPTELAALIVAIVWGVAAAVLGARGRKEIKEADPQLPKTQQTLKEDVQWAKAQKS from the coding sequence GTGAGCGTCACCGGGGGACCCGGCGACCCTGTGCACCCGACGCCGGACCCGCTGCACTCGACGGATCCCCTGCACCAGGGCGGCACGCTGCCCCCGACGGAGACCCGCTCGCTGGGCGACATCATCGGTGACATCACGGCTGGGCTCAGCAACCTGATCAAGCAGGAGATGGAGCTGGCTCGCACCGAGATCAAGCAGGAGGTCTCCACGCTCGGCAAGGGAGCCGGGCTGCTGGGAGGCGCGGGAGTCGCAGGCCACCTGATGCTCCTCTTCCTCTCCCTGGCGGTCGTCTACCTGCTCGACAACTGGATGCCGACCGAGCTGGCGGCGTTGATCGTCGCCATCGTGTGGGGTGTCGCAGCCGCCGTGCTGGGTGCCCGCGGTCGCAAGGAGATCAAGGAAGCAGACCCGCAGCTGCCCAAGACGCAGCAGACCTTGAAGGAGGACGTGCAATGGGCCAAAGCCCAGAAGAGCTGA
- a CDS encoding DUF3618 domain-containing protein has protein sequence MGQSPEELSAEERRQQELNRDIERTRSQLSRDVDELGDKVSPSQVMERRKQAVRGRVVGLKDKVMGSAQGAVGSVQSGGQSAGHSITGTASDAASGAKDTATGAVQSLGRQAEGNPLAAGVIAFGAGMLISSLIPTSRAEQRLAQQGVDAAKEHGQPVIDQAKSMAGDVGQQLKETAQQGAAEVKSSAQDSAESLRSEGQSSAQNVRESTSGSSSGTETGSSGSGSSGSTV, from the coding sequence ATGGGCCAAAGCCCAGAAGAGCTGAGCGCCGAGGAGCGCAGGCAGCAGGAGCTGAACCGGGACATCGAGCGCACGCGCAGCCAGCTGAGCCGCGACGTCGACGAGCTCGGCGACAAGGTGAGCCCGAGCCAGGTGATGGAGCGTCGCAAGCAGGCGGTCCGTGGGCGGGTCGTGGGTCTCAAGGACAAGGTCATGGGCTCCGCCCAGGGCGCGGTCGGCTCGGTCCAGAGCGGCGGTCAGTCCGCCGGTCACTCGATCACCGGCACCGCCTCCGACGCGGCCTCCGGGGCGAAGGACACCGCCACCGGCGCCGTCCAGTCCCTCGGCCGGCAGGCCGAGGGCAACCCGCTGGCAGCGGGCGTCATCGCGTTCGGTGCCGGCATGCTGATCTCCTCGCTCATCCCAACCAGCCGGGCCGAGCAGCGCCTCGCCCAGCAGGGCGTGGACGCCGCCAAGGAGCATGGCCAGCCCGTCATCGACCAGGCCAAGTCCATGGCCGGTGACGTCGGCCAGCAGCTGAAGGAGACCGCCCAGCAAGGGGCGGCCGAGGTGAAGTCCTCGGCGCAGGACTCCGCAGAGTCTCTCAGGTCTGAGGGCCAGAGTTCGGCCCAGAACGTCCGGGAGTCAACATCGGGATCCAGCAGCGGGACCGAGACCGGCTCCAGTGGTTCAGGCAGTTCTGGTTCCACGGTCTGA
- a CDS encoding phosphodiesterase: MDVVPALSAVARETFRLGSRARSARFFHPRGEVLAGHLEIQGAGPLPTGRTECVVRMSKAIGLPARLPDILGIAFRYPDAGGAVDVLLATSPGTRGWRRWALWPAASWGRATFTSLLPWESVDRTRVLVLAELADHRLTGVEVDQLAGRLPVRIRLRVASAAAELQRGELVVTGPRRPTPDFDPVLNEPPGWHFVPAWLARVRRSSYAGSRAGRPDTGGCEPDAPRGDARPPPSDRGTRTA; encoded by the coding sequence ATGGACGTCGTACCAGCGCTGTCCGCGGTCGCCCGCGAGACCTTCCGGCTGGGCTCGCGAGCCCGGTCCGCCCGCTTCTTCCACCCGCGCGGGGAGGTGCTGGCCGGACACCTGGAGATCCAGGGCGCCGGACCGCTGCCGACCGGGCGCACCGAGTGCGTGGTGCGGATGTCCAAGGCGATCGGCCTGCCCGCGAGGCTGCCCGACATCCTGGGGATCGCGTTCCGCTACCCCGATGCCGGCGGAGCCGTGGACGTGCTGCTGGCCACCTCGCCCGGCACCCGTGGGTGGCGGCGGTGGGCGCTGTGGCCGGCCGCGTCGTGGGGTCGCGCCACCTTCACCTCGCTGTTGCCCTGGGAGTCGGTCGACCGCACCCGGGTGCTGGTGCTGGCGGAACTGGCGGACCACCGGCTGACCGGCGTCGAGGTGGATCAGCTCGCGGGCCGGCTCCCGGTGCGGATCCGGCTCCGAGTGGCCAGCGCCGCGGCAGAGCTGCAGCGCGGAGAGCTGGTGGTGACCGGGCCGCGGCGACCGACGCCGGACTTCGACCCGGTGCTCAACGAGCCGCCGGGGTGGCACTTCGTGCCCGCCTGGCTGGCTCGGGTGCGACGGTCGTCGTACGCCGGGAGCCGCGCCGGGCGGCCGGACACGGGTGGGTGTGAGCCGGACGCCCCTCGCGGAGACGCCCGGCCACCCCCCTCAGACCGTGGAACCAGAACTGCCTGA
- a CDS encoding family 43 glycosylhydrolase codes for MTPDPRRDAPARGTRTTLLLLVLAGVLALAGTTTLAALPARAEPGPPTVIGSPKPIVASNFADPAVERLGGGYVGFATGERAPRAWVRSRNGRWQRGGPALSRLPSWSRAGDIWAADVTRVRGWWLLYYSAPVKGLGPYGRCIGVARSRSALRGFTPVGDAPLVCPSYVKTPPAGDPLVPTDATLPRAGVIDPSVHQGSDGLVLLYKTDRIPSSIRLVQLDRTGTGVHPGAVSIELLRHDGVLENPVLVAQPEGWVLLLSEGDYTRCTYRTIWLRSPVLTDWSAPEYGVLLDRATTGLCGPGGADVAGNRIFLHGWTCHRIVRPCSSGFDWSKRTKQRAQRAMYAARLNWVDGLPRIGRWVRP; via the coding sequence ATGACCCCTGACCCGCGCCGGGACGCGCCCGCGCGGGGGACCCGCACCACCCTGCTCCTGCTGGTGCTGGCAGGCGTCCTGGCGCTCGCCGGGACGACCACACTGGCGGCGCTGCCGGCCCGGGCCGAGCCCGGCCCGCCCACGGTGATCGGCAGCCCGAAGCCGATCGTGGCGAGCAACTTCGCCGATCCCGCGGTGGAGCGGCTCGGCGGCGGGTACGTCGGCTTCGCCACCGGGGAACGCGCCCCGCGCGCCTGGGTCCGGTCGCGCAACGGCCGCTGGCAGCGCGGCGGCCCCGCGCTGAGCAGGCTGCCCTCCTGGTCCCGAGCCGGCGACATCTGGGCCGCGGACGTCACCCGGGTCCGCGGCTGGTGGCTGCTCTACTACTCCGCCCCGGTCAAGGGGCTGGGGCCGTACGGACGGTGCATCGGCGTGGCCCGGTCCCGCTCCGCGCTGCGGGGGTTCACCCCGGTGGGAGACGCGCCGCTGGTCTGCCCGTCGTACGTCAAGACGCCGCCAGCAGGCGACCCGCTGGTCCCAACGGACGCCACGCTCCCCCGCGCCGGGGTGATCGACCCGTCGGTGCACCAGGGCTCGGACGGGCTGGTGCTGCTCTACAAGACCGACCGGATCCCCTCCTCGATCCGGCTGGTGCAGCTGGACCGCACCGGCACCGGGGTGCACCCCGGCGCCGTCAGCATCGAGCTGCTGCGGCACGACGGAGTGCTGGAGAACCCGGTGCTCGTCGCTCAACCCGAGGGGTGGGTGCTGCTGCTCTCCGAGGGCGACTACACGCGGTGCACCTACCGCACCATCTGGCTGCGCTCGCCGGTGCTGACCGACTGGAGCGCCCCCGAGTACGGCGTGCTGCTGGACCGGGCGACCACCGGCCTGTGCGGCCCCGGCGGCGCCGACGTGGCGGGGAACCGGATCTTCCTGCACGGGTGGACCTGCCACCGGATCGTCCGGCCCTGCTCCAGCGGCTTCGACTGGTCCAAGCGGACCAAGCAGCGGGCCCAGCGGGCGATGTACGCCGCCCGGCTGAACTGGGTCGACGGGCTGCCGCGGATCGGGCGCTGGGTCAGGCCCTGA
- a CDS encoding AraC family transcriptional regulator: MHLRPLRLETADVSAAESLLRGSLVGVESLEFGPDLSLDISGVRGDDFSVMRLTHSSVARLITGPPGNLHVLEVLRGSARLGVRGVETTLRPGQVIAIDSGSRVRLASDRLSVGIVTLSRDLLAAAADEPSATISFPDHSPLSADWPEQWRGAVRRLNREVLGRSEARGEPRVVADLVSALAVSALAGFAHELQDRHREPGPSAVRRATAFIDQNADQPMTVAEIARAAHTSVRALQQAFARHHDSSPTAYLRQVRLERAHRELLQADPDDGVTVAEVAARWGFAQPGRFAAHYREAYGRLPSDSLRAQPM, translated from the coding sequence ATGCACCTTCGACCACTTCGCTTGGAGACCGCCGACGTCTCCGCGGCCGAGAGCCTGCTGCGAGGCAGCCTGGTGGGTGTGGAGTCGCTGGAGTTCGGACCCGACCTGTCCCTGGACATCAGCGGGGTGCGCGGCGACGACTTCAGCGTGATGCGGCTGACGCACTCCTCGGTGGCGCGGTTGATCACCGGTCCCCCGGGGAACCTGCACGTGCTGGAGGTGCTGCGCGGCTCGGCACGCCTGGGAGTGCGAGGAGTGGAGACGACGCTGCGTCCCGGGCAGGTGATCGCCATCGACTCCGGCTCGCGGGTCCGGCTCGCCAGCGACCGGCTCAGCGTCGGGATCGTCACGCTGTCCCGCGACCTGCTGGCGGCCGCGGCCGACGAGCCGAGCGCCACCATCTCCTTCCCCGACCACTCGCCGCTCTCCGCGGACTGGCCCGAGCAGTGGCGCGGTGCGGTGCGCCGCCTCAACCGCGAGGTGCTGGGGCGCTCGGAGGCCCGCGGCGAGCCCAGGGTGGTCGCAGACCTGGTGTCGGCGCTGGCCGTCAGCGCCCTGGCGGGGTTCGCCCACGAGCTGCAGGACCGGCACCGGGAGCCCGGACCCAGCGCGGTGCGTCGGGCCACGGCGTTCATCGACCAGAACGCCGACCAGCCGATGACGGTGGCCGAGATCGCCCGGGCCGCGCACACCAGCGTGCGGGCGCTGCAGCAGGCCTTCGCCCGGCACCACGACAGCAGCCCCACGGCGTACCTGCGCCAGGTGCGGCTGGAGCGGGCGCACCGCGAGCTGCTCCAGGCAGACCCGGACGACGGGGTGACGGTGGCCGAGGTGGCCGCCCGGTGGGGCTTCGCCCAGCCCGGTCGGTTCGCCGCGCACTACCGCGAGGCCTACGGCCGGCTGCCCAGCGACAGCCTTCGCGCCCAGCCCATGTAG
- the pdhA gene encoding pyruvate dehydrogenase (acetyl-transferring) E1 component subunit alpha codes for MSHHGFGPDLVEVFGPSQSDGGPELVQLLTPEGERVHHPEFDRDFSAEELRGFYRDMVLTRRIDTEATALQRHGELGIWAQLLGQEAAQIGAGRALRPQDHVFPTYREHGVAWCRGIDPLALLGLFRGVDHGSWDPEEKHFGLYTIVIGAQALHATGYAMGMQRDGVVGTGDPDRDAAVVAHFGDGASSQGDVNEAFIFAASYNAPVVFFCQNNQWAISEPIERQSRIPLYQRALGFGFPGVRVDGNDVLATYAVTQAALQRARDGQGPTLVEAYTYRMGAHTTTDDPTRYRLSDDVERWKLRDPISRVEVYLRRNGLVDDDFIDTVRAEADQLGHDLREGCKAMPDPQPLDMFDHVYAEETPELRAEREGFAAYLAQFDGHSVEGRR; via the coding sequence GTGAGCCACCACGGATTCGGACCGGACCTGGTCGAGGTCTTCGGGCCCTCGCAGTCCGACGGAGGACCAGAGCTGGTCCAGCTGCTCACCCCGGAGGGGGAGCGCGTCCACCACCCGGAGTTCGACCGGGACTTCAGCGCCGAGGAGCTGCGCGGCTTCTACCGCGACATGGTGCTGACCCGGCGCATCGACACCGAGGCCACCGCCCTGCAGCGCCACGGCGAGCTCGGGATCTGGGCCCAGCTGCTCGGCCAGGAGGCCGCCCAGATCGGCGCCGGCCGGGCGCTGCGCCCCCAGGACCACGTCTTCCCCACCTACCGCGAGCACGGCGTCGCGTGGTGCCGGGGCATCGACCCGCTGGCCCTCCTCGGCCTCTTCCGCGGGGTCGACCACGGGTCCTGGGACCCGGAGGAGAAGCACTTCGGGCTCTACACGATCGTGATCGGCGCGCAGGCCCTGCACGCCACCGGCTACGCCATGGGCATGCAGCGCGACGGCGTCGTCGGCACCGGCGACCCGGACCGCGACGCGGCCGTGGTCGCGCACTTCGGGGACGGCGCCTCCAGCCAGGGCGACGTCAACGAGGCCTTCATCTTCGCCGCCTCCTACAACGCCCCGGTGGTGTTCTTCTGCCAGAACAACCAGTGGGCAATCTCCGAGCCGATCGAGCGGCAGTCCCGGATCCCGCTCTACCAGCGGGCCCTGGGCTTCGGGTTCCCCGGCGTCCGGGTCGACGGCAACGACGTGCTGGCGACGTACGCCGTGACCCAGGCGGCGCTGCAGCGGGCGCGGGACGGCCAGGGGCCGACGCTGGTGGAGGCCTACACCTACCGGATGGGCGCCCACACCACCACCGACGACCCGACCCGCTACCGGCTCTCCGACGACGTGGAGCGCTGGAAGCTGCGCGACCCGATCTCCCGGGTGGAGGTCTACCTGCGGCGCAACGGCCTGGTCGACGACGACTTCATCGACACGGTGCGCGCCGAGGCCGACCAGCTCGGCCACGACCTGCGCGAGGGCTGCAAGGCGATGCCGGACCCGCAGCCGCTGGACATGTTCGACCACGTCTACGCCGAGGAGACCCCTGAGCTGCGCGCCGAGCGCGAGGGCTTCGCGGCCTACCTCGCCCAGTTCGACGGACACAGCGTCGAGGGGAGGCGCTGA